ATTCACCGGAGAGGTCTGGCTCGGGTGGGATGAAAGGGCCGCCCACGCCCTCGCCCGTCGAGGCGCCCGCGCCACACGTGGGGCATGGGCCCGGCCCGGTGTCCGCGCGCGGCGTGCGACATGTGGGGCAGAGGTTCTTCACGGGAGGGGAGGGGGTGGGTTGCTGGCATCTTCCGAGGGCTTTCCTCGCACGGCAAGCGATGGTCGCTCGCTCGAGGGGCGGGGCGGGTGCCGTGGACGTTGACTCGCTTGCCGGGTTGAGGGACGCACAGCGCATGGCGCATCAGAAGGTCCAGGTTCCTCGTGAGTCCGCGGGGGAGCGGCTCGACCGCTTCCTGTCGAAGCAGGTGCCGGGCCTCGGCCTGGAGCGGGCGCGCGCCTTGATTGACTCGGGCGCGGTTCGCATTCGCGGGAAGAAGTGTCAGGCCACGCGCAAGCTGTGGGGCGGAGAGGAAATCGAGCTTGAACGCCCGGAGCCCCGCGCCGCGCCCCAGGTGTCCGCCGAGGGGCCCGTGCTGCCCGTGCTTCACGACGACGCGGCCCTGGTCATCGTGAACAAGCCCCCGGGCATCGTCGTGGAGCCGGAAGGCCGCGCGGCCTCGGTGGTGGGCTTGCTGGCGGCGCAGCGGCCCCCGTTCGACGTGGAGGGCCAGGCGCTTCCGGGGGTGGTGCACCGGTTGGACCGGGAGACCAGCGGCTGCCTGTCCTTCGCCCGCACGGACGTCGCCGCCGCCGCGCTCCTGCGCGCCTTCCAGGAGAAGCGCGTGGACAAGCGGTACTGGACGCTGGTGCTGGGGCAGCCCCCCGCGCAGGGGCGTCTGGAGGGGCCTTATGCCCGCGACCCGGCGGACCCCCGACGCTTCACCACGCGCGTGCCGTCCGCGCGCAGGGCCGCGCTGTCCTACGAGGTCCGCGAGCGTTTCGCCAACGCGGCCCTGTTGGAAATCGACCTGGACACCGGCCGCACGCACCAGATTCGCGTGCAACTCTCCGAGGCGGGGTTCCCCGTGCTGGGGGACTCGCTGTACGGCGCGCCCGAGGCGCGGACGCATGCCGCCGCGCAGGCGTTGGGACGTCAGGCGCTGCATGCCTTCATGCTGGAGCTGCCGAGTCTCACTTCCGGGCAGCTCATCCGCGTGGAGGCGCCGCTGCCGGAGGACTTCCTGCGCGCGCTCGCGGTGCTGCGGGGTGGGTGAGCACGCCGCGCCTCGCGTGGGGACGGAGGCGCGGCGGCACGTGGCTCAGAGTGACTGCGTCCCGTGGACCGTCGCCGCCATGACGCTGCCTGCCGCGTTCCTGCACTCGACCCTCCAGCGAATCTGGTCATGGGGCCCGAGCGGCGGCGGCTCGGTCCGCGGGTTCGGCAGAACGTGCGTCCCGAAGTCGAGCGACGTGGGATACGGACCGCTGTTCCACAGTTCCGGCCCACCCCTGTTGAAGCCCTGGATGCCGATGGACTGCACCACGCACGTGTCGGCGTCGATGCTCTCGTAGCGGTAGGACATCGGCGTTCCCGCGTCCCAGGTGAACCGATTCTGGTTCACCACGGAGGGGTCTCCGGTGAACCGTTGCCAGACGTTGCCCGTGCTGGTGCTCTTGACGTACCACGCGACCCCGGTGACCGCGCGACGGATGGTCGCGTTCGCTTCCGCGCTGGTGCGTCGCGTCCCACTGGCGTTCGTGCACTCCACCAGCCACCGGTACTGCCCTGCCGCCAGCGTATTCGCGGACAAAGTCTGTTTCGGCAGGAGGTTGTTGAGCTGGAACCAGGCGAGCCCGTTCCTGAACGCGCGGACGTTGCAGCTCGCCGCGCCCAACGAATCGTAGCGGACGGCGAACGTATCGGTGTGGAATCGTTCGAAATGGCCGACCGCGGTGTCGCCGACGGCGAGCTCCACCGTGGGCTGCGCGAACGGCCCCTGGAGGTTCAGGTTCGGAATGGTCGCGGTCGAGCCCGGGAGCGTGACACGCTTCGCTCGCACCGCCTGCTCGATTTGTGCGGGCGTGGTCAGGCCTTGCGTCTCCGCCAGATGGAGCGCGACCCCCGCGACGTGAGGGGCCGCCATCGAGGTTCCCGACAGGTGGGTGTAGCTGTTACCCGACCAGGTGGACCGCACGACATTCCCGGGGGCCCAGATCTCGACGCACGCGCCGAAGTTGGAGCCCGGCTCGCTGTCCGCGAGCGGGGCGTTGCGGAACCGGTTCGTGCCATTCAAGGGCGCGACGGGCTGGCCATTGTCGTCAATGGCCCCGACCACCATGATGCCGTCACTCACCTGGGTGGCGTTGTAGGCGTAGACGCAGGCGTCCGCGTGATTGTTTCCAGCGGACTGGGCAATGAAGGCTCCCGGGTAGCCCACCGCGGGGTTCGGCGTTGCCAGGATCCGCAGCTTGTCGCCCAGCGTCTGGCCTTCGTTGAAGTGCGGGGAGTTCATCGAGATGTTGACGATCCCCACACGTCCGGACGCGCGGATGCGTGAGTAGATGAGGTCGAGCCCCAAGGCGACATCGGCGACATCGGAGCCGGAGGAGCACCCCGCGGTCGCGGTTCCCCCGCGCCCGACAGCGACGGAGACAATGGCCGCGCCCGAGCTCACGCCGACCACGCTCGAAGGCACGGTCGTCGCCCGGGCACCGATGATTCCGGCCACGTGGTTCGCATGGGGGTAGCAGCCCGTGGGGGACTGGCCAGGAACGGCCGCGAGCCGGTCGAGGAACGGCAAGCCGCTGTGGGGGGCCGCGCCCGTGTCGAGCAGGTAGACGGTGTGTGAGCGGGAGCTGACCCTCGGGCCGCCGACCGCGTGGACGCCCCAGGGGGTGGTGGGGGTTGTCCCGGTGTTCGTCCACACCGCGCTGAGTTCGACAGCGCCGTTCTCGGTCAGCCGCTGGACGCGAGCATCCCTGCGCAGCCGCGCCACCTGCCCGGTGGTCAGGAAGGCGGTGAAGCTCCTCCCGACGAAGCTGGTCATCGCGGTGGGGAGGACGCCGAAGTCCAAACGCAGATCATCGACGAGATGCCGCGCCGTCACGTCCTGGGCGTCGGAGAATCCATCCGACGGGGGCGCGGCGGACGCCGGCATGCGACTCGTCGCGGCGTCGTGCAGGTCGACGAGGTACTGCGTGCGGCCGTTCGCATCCCGGCGGACCGTGGAGGTGTCTCCGCTGGCGCGGAAGACAGGGGCGCCAGCGTTGACGGTGTCCATGGACACGGTGGGCGCGGCCGCGACGTGTCCGGCCCCCCCGATTCCCACGGCGAGCACCACGACGTTTCTCCAACCCATCATTGGCCGTCCCTGAAGAAAGGAGTGAGGTCCTTTTATACAGGGGATTTATCGCCAGGAATATTGTCTCACGGCGCTGCTGCGACACCGGTGTTGCGTTTCTCATGCATTGAGAGTGATTACAGGCGGACCTGGAGCAGCAGGTTTCCGCCCACCGCGTGCGGCGAGTCGAAGACGACGCGCGCCACGCCGGTGACATCGTCCTCGAAGAGGGTGCGGTTCGGGTCTCGCGTGTAGAAGACCTCCGCGAGCACACCGGCCACCTCTCCCAAATCCCAACGCGCCGTTGCCTTGGCGGTCAGGGCGATGCCTGCCTTCGCTCCCTCCGGCAGGAACGATAGCAACCCGACGTCTCGAACGATGGCATCTCCCGAGGGAAGCCCAGACGACAGGAAGGGCGACGCCAGGCTCGCGGGCAGGGTGGCTCGTAGCAGCAGACCGGGCGTCATGCCCCAGTCGCGCAGATGGTAATCCGCCCCCACCGTGGCGGAGCGCTCCGCCTTGGGTTGCATCCGGTCGCGCAGCGTCATCCCGGGTGGGTAACCCGGCATGTCGCTGAAGATGAAGGCCGGAGTCTTGGCGTATGCGAGCGCATGGACCCGCAGCAGGTCCCACTTGAAGCGGGCCACGAGCGCGGCGGCATGGGCCGGCTGCCGACGAGTGACTCCCGGCTCGGACGCATCCGCGTCCAGGAGTCGTTGGGAGATGAAACTCCCCTCCATGGCGAGGTGCGCCCCGAAGCCGCCCGGATAGACATCGGGTGCGAAGAATCGCTCGAAGAAAGTCGGGTCTCCCTCGTAGAGCGCGAGGTCGACGTTGGTGCCCACGGGCACGCCTTGCCGCCACAGCACGCGTCCCGACACACCGAGCGTGTTGAGGTCGAGTTCCCTGGTTCCTTCCGCTGGAGTTCCAGAGGGGCTCCGGTCGAAATGGGCCGCCTCGACTTCCACCCGAAACGTTCGTGTCAGGTTCAGTCCAGCGCCCGCCAACAGCATCAGGCGTCGCTCATTCTCCAGCGTTTGTCCGTTGGCCATTCGGGGGGCCTTGGCGGCGGCGAAGACCTCCCATCGCTGGCGTGACAGACGCAGCTCCAGGCCGGGTTCACCGCCCTCTTCGCGACGTGTGCGGGTGGCCGTGCGCCCCCAGACCACCGGGTTCTCGTAGCCCATGTAGAGACGGGTCGAGCTCACCGGGAAGACTGTCA
This genomic window from Myxococcus hansupus contains:
- a CDS encoding S8 family serine peptidase is translated as MMGWRNVVVLAVGIGGAGHVAAAPTVSMDTVNAGAPVFRASGDTSTVRRDANGRTQYLVDLHDAATSRMPASAAPPSDGFSDAQDVTARHLVDDLRLDFGVLPTAMTSFVGRSFTAFLTTGQVARLRRDARVQRLTENGAVELSAVWTNTGTTPTTPWGVHAVGGPRVSSRSHTVYLLDTGAAPHSGLPFLDRLAAVPGQSPTGCYPHANHVAGIIGARATTVPSSVVGVSSGAAIVSVAVGRGGTATAGCSSGSDVADVALGLDLIYSRIRASGRVGIVNISMNSPHFNEGQTLGDKLRILATPNPAVGYPGAFIAQSAGNNHADACVYAYNATQVSDGIMVVGAIDDNGQPVAPLNGTNRFRNAPLADSEPGSNFGACVEIWAPGNVVRSTWSGNSYTHLSGTSMAAPHVAGVALHLAETQGLTTPAQIEQAVRAKRVTLPGSTATIPNLNLQGPFAQPTVELAVGDTAVGHFERFHTDTFAVRYDSLGAASCNVRAFRNGLAWFQLNNLLPKQTLSANTLAAGQYRWLVECTNASGTRRTSAEANATIRRAVTGVAWYVKSTSTGNVWQRFTGDPSVVNQNRFTWDAGTPMSYRYESIDADTCVVQSIGIQGFNRGGPELWNSGPYPTSLDFGTHVLPNPRTEPPPLGPHDQIRWRVECRNAAGSVMAATVHGTQSL
- a CDS encoding RluA family pseudouridine synthase is translated as MAHQKVQVPRESAGERLDRFLSKQVPGLGLERARALIDSGAVRIRGKKCQATRKLWGGEEIELERPEPRAAPQVSAEGPVLPVLHDDAALVIVNKPPGIVVEPEGRAASVVGLLAAQRPPFDVEGQALPGVVHRLDRETSGCLSFARTDVAAAALLRAFQEKRVDKRYWTLVLGQPPAQGRLEGPYARDPADPRRFTTRVPSARRAALSYEVRERFANAALLEIDLDTGRTHQIRVQLSEAGFPVLGDSLYGAPEARTHAAAQALGRQALHAFMLELPSLTSGQLIRVEAPLPEDFLRALAVLRGG